A single genomic interval of Dysidea avara chromosome 8, odDysAvar1.4, whole genome shotgun sequence harbors:
- the LOC136264873 gene encoding uncharacterized protein has protein sequence MSEVAELLKAWMEESRRQEENRREERELFEKARLEERWQYDEERRLERETSRRHYEELVRGLTEGRPRRVEVGPESLKLTKLAENDDIEAFLTTFERAVEAHGVDRDKRAAILAPQLTGKARLAYAAMSDHDAKDYDRVKAAIFRRYDINEETYRRQFRDVRPKENETPVELVIRIQDLAKKWLKGRADRQAVVDELVKEQFVEVLPEEIKVWVKERKPRTSEEAGGLAEDYRQARKRDLWVPGMEPKKSSQRTCFTCKQPGHLARDCPTKVATGVSSKGEDATKGETAVKGERKKREDKPLVCYNCGGRGHTSRQCPSGSFYCGARSPYKSSKSKFLSRCEGMVEGQLVSDIVLDTGCSRTLVHSDLVSDEKLRQGEAVTVQCAHGDTVVYPLANVELEVHGQAVSVETAVSETLPQSVLLGTDVPELLNLLRANDGGQALMVVTRRQALAQAAQLEQGESADSSSSVEPVQEPEVATGQPEEQMSVSPSVDSNEQSVLSSEFDFGDDMFVDDRAVRSKKSRSDKRKDRYEWACLKRLQEDIPNVNQSKQELRKLQDEVPGIRDMRGRSPKLFVEQDGLLYHVWTPKKPGEAVEQLVLPEQFHQIVCKLAHTIPLAGHLGRDKTVKRISRRFFWPALFRDVADYCRRCPECQRTAKGSHRRVPLIPLPIMKEPFERIALDIVGPLPRSRRGNQYILVVCDYTTRYPEAMPLRSIDAGTVAEHLIQLFARVGIPREILSDQGTNFMSQLLKELYNLLRIHQIRTSPYHPQTDGLVERFNKTLKSLLRKLVNKEGRDWDRLLPYILFAYREVPQDTTGFSPFELLYGREVRGPLDVLKEVWEADKKSDESVVSHILLVRERLEEMTELVEENVRAAQGQQKKWYDQTARQRELQPDEEGR, from the exons ATGTCAGAAGTAGCAGAGCTACTGAAGGCCTGGATGGAGGAATCCCGCAGACAAGAGGAGAACCGCAGAGAAGAACGAGAACTCTTCGAGAAGGCACGACTAGAGGAACGTTGGCAATATGACGAAGAGAGACGCCTTGAACGGGAAACCAGCAGGAGGCACTATGAAGAATTAGTTCGAGGGCTAACCGAGGGAAGGCCGCGTCGTGTAGAGGTGGGACCAGAGTCGCTAAAGCTTACGAAACTGGCTGAGAATGATGACATCGAAGCTTTTCTCACCACCTTCGAGAGAGCTGTGGAAGCCCATGGCGTGGACAGAGACAAGCGGGCAGCAATTCTAGCCCCTCAACTTACTGGGAAGGCACGATTGGCTTATGCTGCAATGAGCGACCACGACGCAAAGGACTATGACAGAGTAAAAGCAGCCATTTTTCGTCGTTACGACATCAATGAAGAGACCTACCGACGACAATTCCGTGATGTGAGGCCAAAGGAGAATGAAACTCCTGTGGAGCTTGTTATCCGTATCCAGGATCTGGCAAAAAAGTGGCTGAAGGGACGTGCAGATCGCCAGGCAGTGGTCGATGAGTTGGTGAAGGAGCAATTTGTGGAGGTCCTGCCTGAGGAGATTAAAGTATGGGTCAAGGAGAGGAAACCGCGGACTAGTGAGGAAGCTGGTGGACTGGCTGAGGACTACAGACAAGCCAGGAAGCGGGATCTTTGGGTTCCTGGTATGGAGCCAAAGAAAAGCAGCCAAAGGACATGTTTTACCTGTAAGCAACCTGGTCATCTGGCGAGAGACTGCCCTACGAAGGTGGCAACAGGAGTGTCCTCAAAAGGGGAGGATGCTACGAAGGGAGAGACTGCTGTAAAGGGAGAGAGGAAGAAACGGGAGGACAAGCCCTTAGTATGTTACAATTGTGGAGGTAGGGGGCATACGTCAAGGCAATGCCCAAGTGGCTCATTTTATTGTGGGGCAAGGAGTCCTTACAAATCCTCTAAGAGTAAGTTTTTGAGTAGGTGTGAGGGTATGGTGGAAGGTCAGTTGGTATCTGATATTGTATTAGATACTGGTTGTTCTAGGACCTTAGTCCATAGTGACCTTGTCAGTGACGAGAAGCTGAGACAGGGTGAGGCTGTTACAGTCCAGTGTGCTCACGGGGATACTGTGGTGTATCCTCTTGCCAATGTGGAGTTGGAAGTGCATGGACAGGCTGTGTCAGTGGAGACTGCGGTATCAGAGACTTTACCACAGTCCGTGTTGTTGGGGACAGATGTTCCTGAGCTGTTGAATTTGTTGAGAGCCAATGATGGTGGACAGGCCCTCATGGTGGTTACTAGGCGTCAGGCCCTAGCACAAGCAGCCCAGTTAGAGCAAGGGGAATCAGCTGATTCTTCCAGTAGTGTAGAGCCTGTACAGGAACCTGAGGTAGCCACGGGACAACCGGAGGAGCAAATGAGTGTTTCTCCTAGTGTGGATAGCAACGAGCAGTCTGTGTTGTCAAGTGAGTTTGATTTTGGTGATGACATGTTTGTTGATGATAGGGCTGTAAGATCAAAGAAGTCACGATCAGACAAGAGGAAGGACCGGTATGAATGGGCATGTCTTAAGAGGCTTCAAGAAGATATCCCCAATGTGAATCAGTCTAAACAGGAGCTGCGTAAGCTGCAGGATGAGGTTCCGGGCATTCGGGATATGAGGGGGAGAAGCCCTAAGCTGTTTGTTGAGCAAGATGGTCTGCTGTATCATGTGTGGACCCCGAAGAAACCAGGGGAAGCTGTAGAACAACTGGTTTTACCAGAGCAGTTCCACCAGATAGTGTGTAAGTTGGCTCACACTATCCCACTAGCAGGTCACCTTGGTAGAGACAAGACTGTTAAGAGAATCAGTAGACGGTTCTTTTGGCCAGCTCTATTCCGTGATGTGGCAGACTACTGTCGCCGATGCCCTGAATGTCAGCGTActgcaaagggaagccatcggAGAGTACCTCTAATACCTCTACCAATAATGAAGGAGCCTTTTGAGCGTATAGCTTTGGACATTGTTGGTCCTCTGCCCCGCAGTAGAAGAGGTAACCAGTATATATTGGTAGTGTGCGACTATACTACTAGGTATCCAGAGGCCATGCCTCTTCGTTCCATTGATGCAGGTACAGTGGCAGAGCACCTGATCCAGTTATTTGCTCGTGTGGGCATTCCAAGAGAGATTCTGTCGGATCAAGGCACCAACTTCATGTCGCAACTTCTTAAGGAGTTGTACAACCTCTTGCGGATACACCAGATCCGTACATCTCCTTACCATCCGCAGACTGACGGATTGGTAGAGAGGTTCAATAAGACCCTGAAGTCGCTCTTGAGGAAGCTTGTTAATAAGGAGGGACGAGACTGGGACAGGCTGCTTCCTTACATTTTGTTCGCTTATCGTGAGGTTCCCCAGGATACAACAGGATTCTCCCCATTTGAGCTTCTATATGGAAGAGAAGTTAGAGGCCCACTCGATGTGCTTAAAGAAGTGTGGGAAGCCGACAAGAAGAGTGATGAGAGTGTTGTGTCACATATTCTCTTAGTACGTGAACGGTTGGAGGAGATGACTGAGCTGGTGGAAGAGAATGTTAGAGCAGCACAGGGGCAGCAGAAGAAGTGGTATGATCAGACAGCTAGGCAGAGAGAGCTACAGCCAGATGAGGAG GGTAGGTAA
- the LOC136264874 gene encoding uncharacterized protein, protein MATHHESSKKPLEPACQEPGDTLPSPQCVTRLPKLEIPKYSGDPLNWQSFWDCFESAIHLNPNLCGVQKLSYLRAQLEGEAARVITGLPLTNTNYEHSVDLLKGHYGQPDKLIKAHIQALLDTPRPVNKLASLLSFYDTIEGHIRCLESLGKSPDSLETLLVPIMLGKLPEETKKNMARAHDSSEWTVDELQKAIIKELQIFEAGHQAFHSTSQDRLPTASFFTSTGKKSSQKPREHTTKQPMCTYCKGNHTPTNCEVHKDQQSRVAIINAPQGIGAKNAMENITPVFATVPPLPIPAPALPLLTTLVPQQVTKLAHLLEVVPHNSEHISLTLFGSTQPVLRRLDNVIINLKTSTGDLMPISALVVPDIAAPLNNTVRTTLSDVSYLKGLPLAHPVSSGENIEISLLLEGDGPTAVSSRLGYVLSGPLPVPQSHHSVSSFLNVAVTMSHENDVQDLQRFWEVEDAGVTTNLSDKTFLEQYSNSHIIQQEDGSYIARFPWKDDHLPLPNNYSI, encoded by the exons ATGGCTACTCACCATGAGAGTTCCAAAAAACCACTTGAACCTGCCTGCCAAGAACCAGGTGATACTCTTCCGTCCCCTCAGTGCGTAACAAGATTACCGAAACTAGAAATACCCAAGTATAGTGGTGATCCCTTGAACTGGCAGTCATTTTGGGACTGTTTTGAGTCTGCTATCCACCTtaacccaaacctttgtggagTACAGAAACTGAGCTACCTGAGAGCTCAGCTGGAGGGTGAGGCAGCTAGAGTAATTACAGGGCTTCCACTAACTAACACTAATTATGAACACTCTGTTGATCTGCTCAAGGGTCATTATGGGCAACCAGACAAATTAATTAAGGCACATATCCAAGCCCTGCTGGACACTCCTAGGCCTGTGAACAAGCTTGCTAGCCTGCTATCATTTTATGATACAATCGAAGGTCACATCCGATGTTTAGAGTCACTTGGCAAGTCACCTGATTCCCTGGAAACACTACTGGTACCGATTATGCTTGGAAAGCTACCCGAAGAGACCAAGAAGAACATGGCCAGAGCACATGATAGCAGTGAGTGGACAGTTGATGAACTACAGAAAGCCATCATTAAGGAATTACAGATCTTTGAAGCCGGCCATCAGGCATTCCACTCTACAAGTCAGGATAGACTACCGACtgcttcattcttcacctcaaCAGGCAAGAAAAGTAGCCAGAAACCAAGAGAGCACACCACTAAACAAccaatgtgtacatactgtaaggGAAACCATACCCCAACCAATTGTGAAGTGCACAAAGATCAGCAATCACGGGTAGCAATCATCAA TGCTCCTCAAGGAATCGGTGCCAAAAATGCAATGGAAAACATCACACCAGTATTTGCAACAGTTCCACCTCTACCAATTCCAGCTCCAGCTCTGCCCCTTCTAACAACTCTGGTACCACAACAAGTGACCAAG CTTGCCCACTTGTTAGAGGTGGTCCCTCACAACTCTGAGCACATTAGCTTGACTTTGTTTGGCTCAACACAACCTGTCCTCCGACGTTTGGACAATGTAATCATCAACCTCAAGACATCAACAGGTGACCTGATGCCAATTTCAGCACTTGTGGTCCCAGACATTGCTGCTCCACTTAACAACACTGTAAGAACTACACTTTCTGATGTATCATATTTGAAGGGTCTTCCATTGGCCCACCCTGTCTCTAGTGGTGAGAACATCGAGATATCTCTCTTGTTGGA AGGTGATGGTCCTACAGCTGTTAGTTCCAGACTGGGGTATGTGTTGTCCGGGCCACTACCAGTTCCACAATCCCACCACTCTGTATCAAGCTTCCTTAATGTAGCTGTGACCATGAGCCATGAGAATGATGTACAAGACTTGCAAAGGTTTTGGGAAGTGGAAGATGCTGGAGTCACTACCAACCTCTCAGACAAGACCTTCCTGGAGCAGTATTCCAATAGTCACATAATTCAGCAAGAAGATGGCTCCTACATTGCCAGGTTTCCCTGGAAAGATGACCACCTGCCCCTTCCCAACAACTACTCTATATGA